In Archocentrus centrarchus isolate MPI-CPG fArcCen1 chromosome 24, fArcCen1, whole genome shotgun sequence, one DNA window encodes the following:
- the zc3h14 gene encoding zinc finger CCCH domain-containing protein 14 isoform X2 encodes MEIGTEISKKIRAAIKGKLQELGAYIDEELPDYIMVMVANKKTSQQMADDLSLFLGNNTIKFTTWLHGVLEKLRSVAAEPASLKQLQSDSGTASGKSRSAVGENGQAEELRGDRMEARVSSSAHESRRGSLEKGSSRLSSSVKPLMEPLPSEAVIDIKPEMDDDLIADEPLEISTNHSRTHGAASRHSAEIYRPGQGQFTSLSSVEASSQTRQQASRTSRTSRTGSTKEEFSRKRKAPVASSVIRVNREADEDSDDVDEEDTSYGARGLSSRVSLPSKPERKPTLPPAKQANRNLILKAISEAQDSITKTTTYPTIPQRQTVPVAPRTRLASSEEMTAAIQLVQEHLHSLTPRMQAYAATDLPPSRMPAPTRSLASRLQLENNNRREQNEYGIEVTAGSEVKTFDTRSFIMSRPQVGESPVGNQQQVLSALPRTVQASKERGDSASPKFIVTLDGVPSPLGNLAECDIDLDEVRPPVNVTEAASHAHREPKVSVLQRLQGGVTSEDEMMDIEMAEENAVPLKKQKVMERCKFWPVCKSGDECLYHHPTTQCKTFPNCKFGDKCLFVHPNCKYDARCTKPDCPFTHVSRRSTAPPPPPRPAVQPVQPTSVCRFFPECKKMDCPFYHPKPCRFAALCKRAGCTFYHPTTSVPPRHALKWTKAQSS; translated from the exons ATGGAAATTGGTACTGAAATTAGCAAGAAAATAAGG GCTGCTATCAAAGGGAAACTTCAGGAGCTTGGTGCATATATTG atgaaGAGCTCCCAGATTATATTATGGTTATGGTGGCAAACAAGAAAACCTCCCAACAGATGGCTGACgatctctctcttttccttgGAAACAACACGATTAAGTTCACAACCTG GCTGCATGGTGTTTTGGAGAAATTAAGATCAGTTGCAGCAG AGCCTGCATCCCTCAAGCAACTGCAGTCTGACAGTGGTACTGCGAGTGGGAAGAGCCGATCAGCTGTAGGTGAAAACGGCCAAGCAGAGGAGTTACGAGGAGATAGGATGGAAGCCCGTGTGTCCAGCTCTGCACATGAAAGCAG GAGGGGATCCTTGGAAAAGGGTTCTTCTCGGCTTTCCTCCAGTGTTAAGCCCCTGATGGAGCCACTCCCATCAGAGGCTGTTATTGACATCAAACCAGAGATGGATGATGACCTCATCGCAGATGAGCCTTTAGAAATCAGCACCAACCACAGTCGTACACACGGAGCAGCTAGTAGACACAGCGCTGAAATCTATAGACCTGGCCAGGGCCAATTCACATCATTAAGCTCTGTGGAAGCATCCTCTCAGACTAGGCAGCAGGCCAGCAGAACCAGCAGAACCTCCAGAACTGGATCCACCAAG GAAGAGTTTTCAAGGAAGCGGAAGGCACCAGTAGCAAGTTCTGTTATACGAGTGAACCGAGAAGCAGACGAGGACAGCGATGATGTGGACGAAGAGGACACCAGCTACGGTGCCAGAGGCCTCTCCAGTAGAGTGTCCCTCCCCTCCAAACCAGAACGGAA ACCTACTCTCCCACCAGCCAAGCAAGCCAACAGAAATCTGATACTGAAAGCCATCTCTGAGGCACAGGACTCAATCACCAAAACGACTACCTACCCAACAA TACCACAGAGACAGACTGTTCCCGTGGCACCTCGTACTCGTCTGGCCAGCAGTGAGGAGATGACTGCAGCCATCCAGCTTGTCCAGGAGCACCTTCATAGCCTGACCCCCCGGATGCAGGCCTACGCTGCCACAGATCTCCCTCCCTCCAGAATGCCTG CTCCAACCAGATCTTTGGCATCACGGCTGCAGTTGGAGAACAATAATAGAAGAGAGCAGAATGAATATG GTATAGAGGTCACTGCAGGCAGTGAAGTGAAGACCTTTGATACGCGTTCCTTCATAATGAGTAGACCGCAAGTGGGAGAATCTCCAGTTGGAAATCAGCAGCAAGTCCTGTCTGCTCTACCACGCACCGTCCAAgccag CAAAGAGAGAGGCGACTCTGCCAGCCCGAAGTTCATAGTGACATTAGATGGGGTACCAAGCCCGCTGGGTAACCTTGCAGAGTGTGACATTGACCTGGATGAGGTGAGGCCACCTGTAAACGTCACTGAGGCAGCCAGCCATGCCCACAGAGAGCCCAAAGTCAGCGTCCTTCAGAGGCTACAGGGAGGGGTCACCTCAGAAG ATGAGATGATGGACATTGAAATGGCAGAGGAGAATGCTGTccctttgaaaaaacaaaaggtcATGGAGCGCTGCAAGTTCTGGCCAGTGTGCAaaagtggagatgagtgtcTGTACCATCACCCAACAACACAGTGCAA GACTTTTCCCAACTGCAAATTTGGGGATAAATGCCTTTTTGTGCATCCAAATTGTAAATACGACGCAAGGTGTACAAAACCAGACTGTCCCTTCACTCATGTGAGCCGCAGAAGCacggctcctcctcctccacccagACCAG CAGTGCAGCCAGTTCAGCCTACCAGCGTCTGTCGCTTCTTCCCAGAGTGCAAGAAGATGGACTGTCCGTTTTATCATCCCAAG CCTTGTCGCTTTGCGGCGCTGTGTAAGCGAGCTGGATGTACCTTCTACCACCCGACCACATCTGTGCCACCAAGGCATGCCCTCAAGTGGACAAAAGCACAGAGCAG CTAA
- the zc3h14 gene encoding zinc finger CCCH domain-containing protein 14 isoform X1 has product MEIGTEISKKIRAAIKGKLQELGAYIDEELPDYIMVMVANKKTSQQMADDLSLFLGNNTIKFTTWLHGVLEKLRSVAAEPASLKQLQSDSGTASGKSRSAVGENGQAEELRGDRMEARVSSSAHESRRGSLEKGSSRLSSSVKPLMEPLPSEAVIDIKPEMDDDLIADEPLEISTNHSRTHGAASRHSAEIYRPGQGQFTSLSSVEASSQTRQQASRTSRTSRTGSTKQEEFSRKRKAPVASSVIRVNREADEDSDDVDEEDTSYGARGLSSRVSLPSKPERKPTLPPAKQANRNLILKAISEAQDSITKTTTYPTIPQRQTVPVAPRTRLASSEEMTAAIQLVQEHLHSLTPRMQAYAATDLPPSRMPAPTRSLASRLQLENNNRREQNEYGIEVTAGSEVKTFDTRSFIMSRPQVGESPVGNQQQVLSALPRTVQASKERGDSASPKFIVTLDGVPSPLGNLAECDIDLDEVRPPVNVTEAASHAHREPKVSVLQRLQGGVTSEDEMMDIEMAEENAVPLKKQKVMERCKFWPVCKSGDECLYHHPTTQCKTFPNCKFGDKCLFVHPNCKYDARCTKPDCPFTHVSRRSTAPPPPPRPAVQPVQPTSVCRFFPECKKMDCPFYHPKPCRFAALCKRAGCTFYHPTTSVPPRHALKWTKAQSS; this is encoded by the exons ATGGAAATTGGTACTGAAATTAGCAAGAAAATAAGG GCTGCTATCAAAGGGAAACTTCAGGAGCTTGGTGCATATATTG atgaaGAGCTCCCAGATTATATTATGGTTATGGTGGCAAACAAGAAAACCTCCCAACAGATGGCTGACgatctctctcttttccttgGAAACAACACGATTAAGTTCACAACCTG GCTGCATGGTGTTTTGGAGAAATTAAGATCAGTTGCAGCAG AGCCTGCATCCCTCAAGCAACTGCAGTCTGACAGTGGTACTGCGAGTGGGAAGAGCCGATCAGCTGTAGGTGAAAACGGCCAAGCAGAGGAGTTACGAGGAGATAGGATGGAAGCCCGTGTGTCCAGCTCTGCACATGAAAGCAG GAGGGGATCCTTGGAAAAGGGTTCTTCTCGGCTTTCCTCCAGTGTTAAGCCCCTGATGGAGCCACTCCCATCAGAGGCTGTTATTGACATCAAACCAGAGATGGATGATGACCTCATCGCAGATGAGCCTTTAGAAATCAGCACCAACCACAGTCGTACACACGGAGCAGCTAGTAGACACAGCGCTGAAATCTATAGACCTGGCCAGGGCCAATTCACATCATTAAGCTCTGTGGAAGCATCCTCTCAGACTAGGCAGCAGGCCAGCAGAACCAGCAGAACCTCCAGAACTGGATCCACCAAG CAGGAAGAGTTTTCAAGGAAGCGGAAGGCACCAGTAGCAAGTTCTGTTATACGAGTGAACCGAGAAGCAGACGAGGACAGCGATGATGTGGACGAAGAGGACACCAGCTACGGTGCCAGAGGCCTCTCCAGTAGAGTGTCCCTCCCCTCCAAACCAGAACGGAA ACCTACTCTCCCACCAGCCAAGCAAGCCAACAGAAATCTGATACTGAAAGCCATCTCTGAGGCACAGGACTCAATCACCAAAACGACTACCTACCCAACAA TACCACAGAGACAGACTGTTCCCGTGGCACCTCGTACTCGTCTGGCCAGCAGTGAGGAGATGACTGCAGCCATCCAGCTTGTCCAGGAGCACCTTCATAGCCTGACCCCCCGGATGCAGGCCTACGCTGCCACAGATCTCCCTCCCTCCAGAATGCCTG CTCCAACCAGATCTTTGGCATCACGGCTGCAGTTGGAGAACAATAATAGAAGAGAGCAGAATGAATATG GTATAGAGGTCACTGCAGGCAGTGAAGTGAAGACCTTTGATACGCGTTCCTTCATAATGAGTAGACCGCAAGTGGGAGAATCTCCAGTTGGAAATCAGCAGCAAGTCCTGTCTGCTCTACCACGCACCGTCCAAgccag CAAAGAGAGAGGCGACTCTGCCAGCCCGAAGTTCATAGTGACATTAGATGGGGTACCAAGCCCGCTGGGTAACCTTGCAGAGTGTGACATTGACCTGGATGAGGTGAGGCCACCTGTAAACGTCACTGAGGCAGCCAGCCATGCCCACAGAGAGCCCAAAGTCAGCGTCCTTCAGAGGCTACAGGGAGGGGTCACCTCAGAAG ATGAGATGATGGACATTGAAATGGCAGAGGAGAATGCTGTccctttgaaaaaacaaaaggtcATGGAGCGCTGCAAGTTCTGGCCAGTGTGCAaaagtggagatgagtgtcTGTACCATCACCCAACAACACAGTGCAA GACTTTTCCCAACTGCAAATTTGGGGATAAATGCCTTTTTGTGCATCCAAATTGTAAATACGACGCAAGGTGTACAAAACCAGACTGTCCCTTCACTCATGTGAGCCGCAGAAGCacggctcctcctcctccacccagACCAG CAGTGCAGCCAGTTCAGCCTACCAGCGTCTGTCGCTTCTTCCCAGAGTGCAAGAAGATGGACTGTCCGTTTTATCATCCCAAG CCTTGTCGCTTTGCGGCGCTGTGTAAGCGAGCTGGATGTACCTTCTACCACCCGACCACATCTGTGCCACCAAGGCATGCCCTCAAGTGGACAAAAGCACAGAGCAG CTAA